The Streptomyces pactum genome contains a region encoding:
- a CDS encoding FadR/GntR family transcriptional regulator — MAELARITVEPREPLAAEVSRRLIDYLMSGEVQPGDRIPSERRLTEMLGVNRPTVREAIKSLGFLGLLEIRQSSGTYFRGTDSDVLYRLFELGLVLGERGARDMVQARAELEVIVAGLAAQARDEAGVELLRARLTAMRECPDDEFPEADTAFHAALGELAGNTVLRDMLKGMRAMIQRGWVERTGAVRSREVAYADHVPIYEAVAKGDATAARTAMARHMDGASRRLMKALEQRDA, encoded by the coding sequence ATGGCCGAACTCGCCAGGATCACGGTCGAGCCGCGCGAGCCGCTGGCCGCCGAGGTCTCCCGCCGCCTGATCGACTACCTGATGTCCGGCGAGGTCCAGCCCGGCGACCGCATCCCCTCCGAACGGCGGCTGACCGAGATGCTCGGAGTGAACCGGCCCACCGTGCGAGAGGCGATCAAGTCGCTCGGGTTCCTCGGCCTGCTGGAGATCCGGCAGTCCAGCGGGACGTACTTCCGCGGCACCGACTCCGACGTGCTCTACCGCTTGTTCGAGCTGGGGCTGGTCCTGGGCGAGCGGGGCGCCCGCGACATGGTGCAGGCCCGCGCCGAACTGGAGGTCATCGTCGCCGGCCTGGCCGCGCAGGCGCGCGACGAGGCGGGCGTCGAACTGCTGCGGGCCCGGTTGACGGCGATGCGGGAGTGCCCGGACGACGAGTTCCCCGAGGCGGACACCGCCTTCCACGCCGCCCTCGGCGAGCTGGCCGGCAACACGGTGCTGCGCGACATGCTCAAGGGCATGCGCGCGATGATCCAGCGCGGCTGGGTGGAGCGCACCGGCGCCGTGCGGTCCCGCGAGGTGGCCTACGCCGACCACGTGCCGATCTACGAGGCGGTCGCGAAGGGCGACGCCACGGCCGCCCGTACGGCGATGGCCCGGCACATGGACGGCGCCTCCCGCCGCCTGATGAAGGCGCTCGAACAGCGCGACGCATAG
- a CDS encoding sugar phosphate isomerase/epimerase family protein, with the protein MTARLPWPLAYTVSGDDCSSPVPLGYTAPLTEAVRSLAELGYDGVEVQVREAGARDAEALARTVEAAGLKVLGVGTGPVGAQDRLTLTDPSPDVRRHALHRLLGAARLAGELGVPVTLGQSRGTFLPGLADMQRLWAGRAVAQLAAEASDRGSRLLLEPQSRANTSLWNTPGEALAVIHCLDAPAGLVLDTHHLDAEDVDVVRAVTDHAGSTGCLQLAAPSTRGPLSVGDPRLPALFTALHEGGFTGWLTLEHTQDGDSAKAAARSWTALDAAAALS; encoded by the coding sequence GTGACCGCGCGCCTGCCCTGGCCGCTGGCCTACACCGTCTCCGGCGACGACTGTTCCTCGCCGGTGCCGCTCGGCTACACCGCACCGCTGACCGAAGCCGTCCGCAGTCTGGCCGAGTTGGGCTACGACGGGGTGGAGGTGCAGGTCCGGGAGGCCGGCGCGCGCGACGCCGAGGCGCTGGCGCGGACGGTGGAAGCCGCCGGCCTGAAGGTGCTGGGCGTCGGCACCGGTCCGGTCGGCGCACAGGACCGGCTGACACTGACCGACCCGTCGCCCGACGTACGCCGCCACGCCCTGCACCGCCTGCTGGGCGCGGCCCGTCTCGCCGGCGAGCTCGGCGTACCGGTCACCCTCGGACAGAGCCGCGGCACCTTCCTGCCGGGGCTGGCGGACATGCAGCGGCTGTGGGCCGGACGCGCCGTGGCGCAACTGGCCGCAGAGGCGTCCGACCGCGGCAGCCGGCTGCTGCTGGAACCCCAGTCGCGGGCCAACACCTCGCTGTGGAACACCCCCGGCGAAGCGCTCGCCGTCATCCACTGCCTCGATGCCCCGGCCGGACTGGTGCTGGACACCCACCACCTCGATGCCGAAGACGTCGACGTGGTCCGGGCCGTCACGGACCATGCCGGCTCCACCGGCTGTCTGCAACTCGCCGCCCCCTCCACCCGGGGCCCGTTGTCCGTGGGCGACCCCCGGCTCCCCGCTCTGTTCACGGCGCTGCACGAGGGCGGCTTCACCGGCTGGCTGACCCTGGAACACACCCAGGACGGCGACAGCGCGAAGGCCGCCGCCCGCTCCTGGACCGCACTCGACGCGGCGGCCGCACTGTCCTGA
- a CDS encoding isocitrate/isopropylmalate dehydrogenase family protein, with translation MSSKTYRLGVLEGDGIGPEIVPSSVEIATAAARAAGVSVDWVTLPLGAAAIETHGTPVPEETKDALAGLDGWYLGPHDSVGYPEPHKSALNPSGTLRKHFQLFANIRPAKSFPGAKAVCDNADLVIVRENTEGFYADRNTFAGTGEFMPTPDTAIMLGIITREATERVARVAFDLARSRRKKLTIVHKANVLKLTTGLFRTVCQEVAEDYPDVAVDDFHIDAMTVHLVRRAQDFDVIVTENMFGDILSDLAGEISGSLGTAPSINSSATAAMAQASHGSAPDIAGRNIANPVAMILSGAMLFEWLAAKHGDEKLAAVAKIIEQGVADAIAAGTSTRDLGGSASTTEFTAAVIKAIGAGQ, from the coding sequence ATGAGCAGCAAGACCTACCGCCTCGGCGTCCTCGAGGGCGACGGCATCGGTCCCGAGATCGTCCCGTCGTCCGTCGAGATCGCCACCGCCGCCGCCCGGGCCGCCGGCGTCTCGGTCGACTGGGTGACCCTGCCCCTCGGCGCGGCCGCCATCGAGACGCACGGCACCCCGGTCCCCGAGGAGACCAAGGACGCCCTCGCCGGCCTGGACGGCTGGTACCTCGGCCCGCACGACTCCGTGGGCTACCCCGAGCCGCACAAGTCCGCGCTCAACCCCTCGGGCACCCTGCGCAAGCACTTCCAGCTCTTCGCCAACATCCGCCCCGCCAAGAGCTTCCCCGGTGCGAAGGCTGTCTGCGACAACGCCGACCTGGTCATCGTCCGCGAGAACACCGAGGGCTTCTACGCCGACCGCAACACCTTCGCGGGCACCGGCGAGTTCATGCCCACCCCGGACACCGCGATCATGCTGGGCATCATCACCCGGGAGGCCACCGAGCGCGTCGCCCGTGTCGCCTTCGACCTGGCCCGCTCGCGCCGCAAGAAGCTCACCATCGTCCACAAGGCCAACGTCCTCAAGCTGACCACCGGCCTGTTCCGCACGGTCTGCCAGGAAGTCGCCGAGGACTACCCGGACGTGGCCGTGGACGACTTCCACATCGACGCCATGACCGTCCACCTGGTGCGCCGCGCCCAGGACTTCGACGTCATCGTCACCGAGAACATGTTCGGCGACATCCTCTCCGACCTGGCCGGCGAGATCTCCGGCTCGCTGGGCACCGCCCCGTCCATCAACTCCTCCGCCACCGCGGCCATGGCGCAGGCCTCGCACGGCTCGGCCCCCGACATCGCCGGGCGGAACATCGCCAACCCGGTCGCCATGATCCTCTCCGGCGCCATGCTGTTCGAGTGGCTCGCCGCCAAGCACGGCGACGAGAAGCTCGCCGCCGTCGCCAAGATCATCGAGCAGGGTGTGGCCGACGCGATCGCCGCCGGCACCTCCACCCGCGACCTCGGCGGCTCCGCCTCCACCACCGAGTTCACCGCCGCCGTCATCAAGGCGATCGGCGCCGGCCAGTAG
- a CDS encoding CitMHS family transporter, with the protein MLAVLGFATLGSFMLLVMRKHLSAFTAIMLTPIAAALVAGKGTQLGDMIMNGLDTVAPTAALLLFAVLYFGLMMETKLFEPIVQAIVRASKGDPVRIVVGTAVLSLLVALDGDGTTSYMIVCSAFLPIYRRLGMNPLILATLAAMALGTISGTTPWGGAATRGISVLHLSATEYFVHMIGPMALTSLAIIAVAYWLGLRERHKIDTEKLAAYKLEIASGEAFEPVKADWRMWFNAALTLLLMVLLIMEVADLLVLFMVAFVIALLVNIRAIGDQQELIKRQAANAVPVMILVLAAGVFTGIMTDSGMIKAMADAALAVVPEGWGNIIPLFTAILALPLGFFMSNDGYWFGVVPVLAESAAHYGIPANEIARAGAIGQILHMMGPTSAPMWVLLGLVKAELGDFQRHALRWGVLVSAAYILFAVVTGAISVT; encoded by the coding sequence ATGCTCGCCGTCCTCGGCTTCGCCACCCTGGGCAGCTTCATGCTGCTCGTGATGCGGAAACACCTCTCCGCGTTCACCGCCATCATGCTCACGCCGATCGCCGCCGCCCTCGTCGCGGGCAAGGGCACCCAACTCGGCGACATGATCATGAACGGTCTGGACACCGTCGCGCCCACCGCGGCGCTGCTGCTGTTCGCCGTCCTCTACTTCGGCCTGATGATGGAAACCAAACTCTTCGAGCCGATCGTCCAGGCCATCGTCCGCGCTTCCAAGGGCGACCCGGTCCGCATCGTGGTCGGCACCGCCGTGCTCTCCCTGCTGGTCGCCCTCGACGGCGACGGCACCACCAGCTACATGATCGTCTGCTCCGCCTTCCTGCCCATCTACCGGCGCCTGGGCATGAACCCCCTCATCCTGGCCACGTTGGCGGCCATGGCGCTGGGCACCATCTCCGGCACCACCCCCTGGGGCGGCGCGGCCACCCGCGGCATCAGCGTCCTGCACCTGAGCGCCACCGAGTACTTCGTCCACATGATCGGCCCCATGGCCCTGACCAGCCTGGCCATCATCGCCGTCGCCTACTGGCTCGGCCTGCGCGAACGCCACAAGATCGACACCGAGAAGCTCGCCGCCTACAAGCTGGAGATCGCCTCCGGTGAGGCGTTCGAGCCGGTCAAGGCCGACTGGCGTATGTGGTTCAACGCCGCCCTCACCCTGCTCCTGATGGTCCTGCTCATCATGGAGGTCGCCGACCTGCTCGTGTTGTTCATGGTGGCGTTCGTCATCGCCCTGCTCGTCAACATCCGTGCCATCGGCGACCAGCAGGAGCTCATCAAGCGCCAGGCCGCCAACGCCGTCCCGGTGATGATCCTCGTCCTGGCCGCCGGCGTCTTCACCGGCATCATGACCGACTCCGGCATGATCAAGGCCATGGCCGACGCCGCCCTCGCCGTCGTCCCCGAAGGCTGGGGCAACATCATCCCCCTGTTCACCGCCATCCTCGCCCTGCCGCTCGGCTTCTTCATGTCCAACGACGGCTACTGGTTCGGCGTCGTCCCCGTGCTCGCGGAGTCCGCCGCGCACTACGGCATCCCCGCCAACGAGATCGCCCGCGCCGGCGCCATCGGCCAGATCCTCCACATGATGGGTCCCACCAGCGCCCCGATGTGGGTCCTGCTCGGACTGGTCAAGG
- a CDS encoding aspartate/glutamate racemase family protein — protein sequence MIQPQPLVAMIHAVPAAHRIAEEAFAREFPQATVWNVLDDRLLNDARGAGGLTGPLRRRMLRLIGHVMDGGAQALLLTCSSYGEVVDTARALWDVPVLKSDEAMFKAALAGPYRRIAVVASTPPAVPAAVAQLEALVPAVRPDRPLDIVTALSEEAGAADGAEATARHLADALHAAGSADADAVLLAQYSLTPARDALAGLVGVPVLDGAGAAARELRGLLAPEGRSASPAAAVAP from the coding sequence GTGATCCAACCCCAACCCCTGGTCGCCATGATCCACGCCGTGCCGGCCGCGCACCGCATCGCCGAAGAGGCCTTCGCGCGGGAGTTCCCGCAGGCCACGGTCTGGAACGTCCTGGACGACCGCCTCCTGAACGACGCCCGCGGCGCCGGCGGACTCACCGGCCCGCTGCGTCGGCGCATGCTCCGCCTGATCGGCCACGTCATGGACGGCGGCGCCCAGGCCCTGCTGCTGACCTGCTCCTCCTACGGCGAGGTCGTGGACACCGCCCGCGCCCTGTGGGACGTGCCCGTCCTCAAGTCCGACGAGGCGATGTTCAAAGCCGCCCTGGCCGGTCCGTACCGGCGTATCGCCGTCGTCGCCTCGACTCCGCCCGCCGTTCCGGCCGCGGTCGCCCAGCTCGAAGCGTTGGTCCCGGCCGTCCGCCCGGACCGTCCACTCGACATCGTCACCGCCCTGAGCGAGGAGGCCGGCGCGGCGGACGGCGCCGAGGCCACCGCCCGTCACCTGGCCGACGCACTGCACGCGGCGGGGAGCGCCGACGCCGACGCGGTGCTGCTGGCCCAGTACTCGCTCACTCCCGCCCGCGACGCCCTGGCCGGCCTGGTGGGTGTACCGGTCCTGGACGGTGCGGGTGCCGCCGCGCGTGAACTGCGCGGCCTGCTCGCACCCGAGGGGCGGTCGGCGTCCCCGGCCGCGGCGGTCGCACCGTGA